The following is a genomic window from Oscillospiraceae bacterium.
AAATACTGCTGCGCTGAACAGATAGGCAAATTTTTTGCCCGTTATTCTTTTGAGTGTCAGGAAAGCAAATCCGCGGAAGAAAAATTCCTCCAGAAGCGAATTCACAAAGGATATATACAGTGAAACGTATATAAAGTTATTCCCCGTAACACCGATATTATTTGTCAGTGAACCCGTAACTGCCGAAAAATCAAACACTCCTCTGAGAAGCAGGTAACCACCCAGAATAACCACATACACCAAAACGGCAAGTATGAGTGCAAGCTTCACTCCCTTTTTATCGGGCTTGAATATCTCTTTTATTTTTATATTCCTGTCATAAAATGAATACAGTGCAGGAAGCACCAGAAACAATACAAGCTTTATGACCGATTTGGTGAAATAGTCTGCCTTGAGTACTCCGTCGATAACCGCCATAACGGCACAGAACGCTACTATGAGCGACACCATTAAAATCGGTTTTTTGATATTGTTTTTCATTTTTCTCCTTTATCGGGCACGGCCGCAGTATCCCTATGGGTGATAATCCGTATTGCCTTATTGAGATTTTTCACTTTGATAATCTTTTCGCCCTCGGCATATTCGCCGTCCAAAGTCCAGTTTATGTTTTCTTGTGTTTCGACGGTAATGCTGCTTGCACTCATGAATGTTATCATTTTTGTTTTATATTTTTTGGAGCTTAGTGCAATAACGATTTCATTAAGCTCGAAAAGGTCCTTGGGCAGTCTTATCAACAAAAGTTCAAACATACCGTCGCTCAAATCCACCGTTTTGGGATCCAGGTTAAGTACACCCCCCACAGAAGTGGAGTTGCAGATAGCGCCGAAAATAAAATCATCCTCTATAACAGTGCCGTCCGCCGTAAAGCGCAGATGCTTGCTTTTTAAATTTGCAATATCCTTTATTCCCTCAAACGCATAAGCAAGATAACCAAGTGTATTTTTGGCGTTCTGGGGTGTTTTGTAGGAAATCTCGGTGAATGCGCCGAAGGACGCCACATAAGAAAAACTTCTGCCGTTAAAAGAGCCGATGTCTATTTCACGGGCAGTACCCTTCATTATATCGTCCGCAGCCTTCATAATGTTTTTTGACAGCTTAAGGCTGTTAGCAAAATCGTTGGTACTGCCGGCGGGAATATAACCGATTTGTGTATCGGTGCCTGACTTCAGCACTCCTTCAACAACCTCATTGAAGGTACCGTCGCCGCCTATTGCCACCACAAGGTCATAGCCTTTGGAGTTTTTACTTGCAAATCTCCCGGCGTCCCCCACCGATTCGGTAAGATGCACCGTTGTATTATAGCCGTTTTTGCCGAACAGCACAAGAATATCGGTTAAATACTTATTTGCTTTTCTGGTACCGGCACATGGATTCATTATGAGTAAAAGATTTTTGTTTTTTTCAAATCATATCACTCCGCTTTTATTTAAACAAAACTTTACTGTTTTATTTTTATATTTTGTGTTTTGATAATCCATCCATTGAATATTGTGTACTGCCGCAAATTATTTAAAAGCTCATCATTACAAGCGAAACCAAACCGAGAATTACGCCCACCGTCTGCCGTCTTGTAAATCTGTCTTTAAAAATCAGCACTCCCGAAAGGGTGGCAAAAACTATTGTTGCTCCCGTTTGGGCAGGAAAAAGAAAGGTTCCGTCGATATTTGCAATGCCGTATGTATAAATCATCTGATACACCGCAAGAGAAAGCCCTACCGCGGCGGCATATTTTATCACACCAAATTCGATTTTGAAATTCAGTTTTTCCCTTTTTCTCAAAATGGGAAAAACAAGAATTCCTATAACGGCTGCCCACATATAAAGGCAGGAAATAAATGCCTGATTTTCATTCCCGATGGGAGATTCGCCAAAGAACTTCTGCACCGATGTGCCCAGCGAGGTTGACAGCATGGCAAACAGAGTAAGCATCAGCCATTTTCCCCGATTACCCTGCGATTGCTTACCACCGCCATTACAGATTATAAATGACAGTATTGTCAGAATGATTGCAATAAAGCGTATGAGCGAAATGGGCTCATCAAAAACAAAATACGAAATAATGACGCACACCACCATACTGAAGTTTACTATCAATACGGTCAAAGACACGTTTCCGATCGACAATGCCTTGGTGTACAAAAGCTGAAATGCAACCGTACACACCGCACCGGCAAGGGCATACAGCCACACCGTCGGCGAACATCCGAAAACCCGTGGAAGAAAAAGAAGCGCCGAGAATATGAACACAAAAATATTAAAGCACAGCGCATCGGCTGAGTTTTTTACGTTTTTCTTGCTGAATGCCGTCTGAAAGCTCATTTTTGAACTGGACAGTACCCCCAGCAAAATAACAAGTATATATTCCATTGGTTTTCCTCTTTTCCGCACACGTTACCGTACAAATCACACTGTCGGGTATATTGCAAATTCCGTCAGGAATTTATATCGCTGATGAATTCACATAGTGAATTCATCATATAAAGACTGTATAATCCGGATACCGGTGTTTTCATCAGTATAATTATCTGACTACCGAAGAATGACTGTAAATGTAGAACTCTTCCTGACTCGGCATCCATTTCTTTTCTTTAGGCATGAATGTTTTATCAAACAACTCTACTGCGGCGGTATCTTCACAGCAGTCGGCAGCGGTACTTGGAATATACATCCATTTTCTGCCGTCAAGTGCATTAGGTACAAGTTCACAAACAAGAAGTGCAGTCGGGAAGTTTCCTTCAACAACAAAACTAATATTTTTCTTTTTGCAACTTACAAACCCTCTGCTAACATAGTTGCCGGGATTTCCGAAATTGATATTGACATCATATCCCATTTTTCTTGCAACATCAAACGAATGTTCAATAAGCATCTTTCCGAATTTTTGCCTCTGATATTCGGGTGCAACGCAAAGTGGACCGAAAGAAAGGATCTCTTTTCTTTCACCATTTTCATCTTCAAGCCATGCCTTTGTATACATAATATTACCAATAATCTCGCCATCCATTTCAAGAACAAAGGCAAGTTCAGGAATGAAATCGGGGTGATTCCGCATCTCGTGCACAAAATAATGCTCGTCAGCGCCCGGCTTATAAACATTCCAGAAAGCCTCGCGGGTAAGCTCTTCTACTGCCCTATAATCTTTTTCTTCTTCTAATCGTATAATCGAATTTTTCATTTCGTAATTCCTTTCGCCAAAATTCGACAATCTTACTGTCTTCACACCAAGCCAATCCAAAAACACGGCTGACGTGTAAATTATAACACAAAAATGCAAAAATAACAATACTCTTATACAAGAATATTGTTATTTTTGAAATGTTATTATTTCAGTTCAAATTCGCCCAGATTGCTGGTTTCGATATAGTCCTTTTTGATTTCGCGCAGGCGTGCCATGTGGGGCTGTTCTATGTGTGTCTGCTGGTGCTGTTTGGACTCCCATGCTTCAATGAGAAGTATCTCGTTGGGGTCCTTTTCGGAATAATAGTAATCGTATCGGATGCAACCGTCCTCTTTCCTTACCGCATCAACAATATTTTCACTGTGCAGTTTTTCGATAAATGCCTCACGCTTGCCGGGAAAGCTTTTGAAAACAACGTAAATTGTATACATTTTTATTTCTCCTTTATGTAAAATATTTTCAACCCAACATTTTTATCACGTATGCCGCAATGGTTTTGGCGTAATCAACCAGCTTATCACACTCGATAAACTCATTGGGCTGGTGAGCACCGCCGATTTTGTTGAAGTCGCGTCCGATACCGAAGCCGAAAGCACGGTCGCTTCCGTACTTGGAAATAACAGAAAGGTCTGAAAGACAGGAACCGCATACAAGAGGCTCTTTTCCGGTAGTCTCTCTTGAAGCCTCCAGCATGAGCTTTATATCCTCGCTGTCCGGCTCGCAGTGTACATAGTGGAAGAAGCGTGTGTTTGGCACAAAGCCGTCACCCACAATGCCCATGGCATCCAGCTTTTTGGAGATAACTTCATGAAGCTGTGCAAATTCCTTATATATCTCATCCTTGGTCTTGTCGGTGTAGAATACAAAGTATACCTCGCCCATGCCAAGATCCGAACCGCCGTTTCCTGCACGCACACCCATATAACGCATAGCGGTTGAGGGAATAATGGTGCCTTTATAGTAGCGATTGTTTCCAAGCTCTGTTCTGCGTCTTTGGGCAAAAGCCTCCAGTTCTTCCATTATAACGGGAATGGCAGATGCCGTAAGTCCAGCGCTGTCCACAGGTTCTTTGGTGTGGAACAGATACTTCATTTCTCCTCCGCCCGAGCCGCAGTGCCAGATAAGATTTTCCTTGCAGTCCATATTTACAATATGCTTGCAAGGATACTTCATAACAGCCGCCATTGCACCGTGCGATCCGCCGTATTCTTCATCGGAATATGCGGCAAACACAAGGTTCTTTTTGGGCTTGAAGCCCTGCTCCTTGAGTAGCTTTATAATAAAAAGTGCAGTTGCAAGGGCATATTTATCGTCGCATGCACCTCTGCCGAACACCTTTCCGTCCTTTACAAATCCCGCAGTGGGCTCAAATTCCCAGTTATTCAAGTCGCCTATTCTGACGGTATCGCTGTGTCCCATCAGCATAAGGTGATCACAGTCCTCCTCGCCTCTCCAGCGCGCTACGGTATTGTAGCGGTTTTCAAGATTTCTGCCGGGCATGTAGTCGGGGTGTTCGCTGAAGCCCTCAATTTCAAGCGGAGAATACATATCCGTCTCCATGCCCATTTCAATGCATAAATCGCGTATGTATTCAGCACATTCCTGCTCGTTTCCGTGATCGCCGAAATCTTCGGAATTGATTCTTATAAGCTTGCACAAAAGCTCAAAAAGCTCTTCCTTCTTACTGTCAATAAGCTGACAGATATTTTTGATTTCCATATCAACACTCCTTATAATGATTTGAAGCTGAATTTAAGATTGGTTTTATATTCCTCAAATGAGCCAAGCGGAATAAACTTATTGTTTTTAACAATATTCTCTCCTCCCAGAGAGGTGGTGCGTGGTTCAAGCCCCACGGCATACTCACTCTCGCCCAGCATCTTCCACAACAGAAAATCCGGAATAGTTTTTCTGCCGTAGGTGACGTATGCACTTATTTCACCATTTTCAATTCCGACCGTAACGATATCATCGGTATACTTAACATCGACACATTCCTCCTGTGCCTTGTGTACCGGCGCTGTTATCTCCGACACCTCGGACGGAACGTTTATAATTTTTGCACCGGGACGGACAAGCGGATAACCAAAATTGCAATGATAGCACAATGCGATATTTTCGGTATCAAAGCCCTCGTTGACAACCGTATCCTCGAGAGTAAATTCATCCGAAAACAGTTTGGTGGAAATTGTTCTTTTTAAAACAAGATTCTCGCCGCCCACGACACTTTCACGCATCTCGCCCGAAATTTTCATGACATATTCATCTCCCACCCAATCGGCAAAAACACTTACCTTTTGAGCAGCAATATTTGAAATTCTGCCATGCAGACCCAACTCCGGGGTAGGTCTTCCGATATTCTTGAGACCGCAGGTGGTTACAAGTCCACCGTAAAAACCGCGCATAAAGCTTTTTCCGTCCTTTTCATAATACATGGGCGAGGTTATTCCCGTCTTGGAAATCCAGCTTACAGCGCTTGTTTTATAAAAAGCCTGGGCAATGTCAAGACATCTGTCGGGCAAAACGGTAAAACGCAGATTGCCTGTGTTCACCTCAACAGCATCTACACCCTTTGCCCTGCCGTCGTTGAAGGTAAATCGTCTGATGCCGCCTATCTGCTCCACAGAGCCTATATGTCTCAGCAATTCCTGTTTGTTCATGCAGTACTCCTTTTGAATTTAGTGGTTTTCACATCTTTCCGTCAATAACCGCATATCCTGCGGAATAGGGCAGAAAAGCTTGATTTCTTTTTTCGTTATGGGGTGCAGGAAAACGATACCCGCACAGTGAAGCCGCGTCCTTTCGTTTAACTGCGGTGCGCCGTAAAGGTCGTCACCGTAAATGGGCATGCCTATATAGCTCATGTGCACGCGCAGCTGATGGGTTCTGCCGGTACGGGGCACAAGATGCACCAGCGACAGCGAGCCGCATGTTTTGTGCACCTCATATTCCGTCACTGCCTCTTTTCCGTCGGGCGAAACACAGCGTAATATGACGCTTTCCTGCATTCTTTTTATGGGTGCCGATATAATATCCTTGGCAGGACAGGGCACTCCGTTCACGACGGCAAAATACTCTTTTTGTATTTTCTGCCGCTTCATATCCTCGTTGAGCAGTTGTGCGGAAAGAGAATTTTTGGCAATCAGCACAATGCCCGATGTATCACCGTCCAAGCGAGTTACGGCACGGAACGTAAAATCATGCTCACGGAAATAGTAAGCTATACCGTTGGCAAGCGTATCGTCATAATGTCTGTGGGACGGATGTGTGGGCATACCACGGGGCTTGTTGACGGCTATAACGTCCTCATCCTCGTAAATTATGTCCAGCGGAATGTTTACGGGCACTATATTTTCGGACGGCTCATCGCGAAGAGTTACGATAAGCACATCACCGGTGTTTACGGTTTTATTGACATGCACAGAGTGACCGTTCAAGAGAATTCCGTCCTCGTGCTTTTTAAGGTCGCGCAGATTCGCGGAAGAGAAGCCGTTGCGACGCAGTATTTCCTTAACGGTTTTACCATCAAGGCTGAAATTTACAGTTATGGTAAGACTTTTATTCATATCATATAAATTATACAACAATAACAGCTCATTGTCAAGCATATATACAAAAATACGGAAATTTTATTTGCATCGAAAACAAAAAGAGATATACTCATAAAATAGCATAAAACGTCACAAACATATGTGTTTATGGCACGTGTTTTTTATTGACAGCCTCACGTGATATATGGTATAATTGTGGCATAGATCTGCGAAAAACAAGTCACGAAAGGTACTGTATACATATGGACAAAAAGCTTATTTTGCATGTGGATTGTACAAAGGAATATAATAAGGAGAACTATTTTGAAATAGGAACTACGGCAATCACGGGAACTTCGGCAGGCAGATACAGAGAAACCGACGGCGCGCATCTGTCGCGATTCGGATACAGATTCATGCTGGAGAACAAGGACAAGCCTCATCTTATTGTGGTTAAATATCCGGACGACAAAGAGCGCTTCATGTGCGTGACAAATGATTCGTCATACGACCTTGACAGCGGAATAACCTGTGGCGGTGTGAATGCCGTAAGCGGTAAAATGCTGGAATCGGAAATTTATTTTTATCCAAGATGGCAAGAAGAAACCGTTGTATTTACTTCGTGGGGTAAAAATTGTCCTGCGGCAGTATCGGAATTTTCTGTTTATGAAATTGACGGCTTCAACAAAGCCGAGCTTTCGGACGAATGCTACAAAACCGACAGACGCTCATTCGGCATCCAGTATGAAGACCCCTGCAATGTAGGCTTGAGCGTCGGAGCAAAAAATTTAAACGAGTTTATTGAGCGACACATAGAATATATGAAATTCAGCGGAAGAAGCCATCTTACATATCCCGTCAACTGGTATCACGGTCCCATCGTGCCGGTGGAATGTCAGCCCTCCAGCCGCTTTATTCTTGTGGGCATGCAGAACAGAAAAAGGTATATAGTTGCACGCAAGAATAATATCGATGATTGGCTGGAATACTGGCTTACACGCTTTGATGAAGAGGGATTTACCTTCAAGGGCTCCATGACTCTGATGAGACTCGGAAGACTTATGCAGGGAATGAATGCCGATTCGGAAAGTGTAAAAAACGGTGCAGATACATATAATAATGTGCTGTTCAACGGTGAAATCCAGCAATCGCTCAACGATTGGACCGCAGTATTTAATCCAATTACTTTTGAAAGCTGGTATGACAGCTTTACAAAGGGTATCCCCATGTCCTTTGCGTACGGTGAGCAGCGCCCGCAGAAGAACGAGCTTTCCGACAGTGTCCGCGTGCCGATCTTCAATCCGTTGCATCCCGTTGTTCAAAACCAGGTACTGGAGCTGTTGGAGGAGCTTTGCAAAAAATATGCAAAGCATCCGTCATTTAAGGGGCTTTCCGTAAACATGTGGCACGGCACCATGCTGTGGTACGGCAACCTGCTTGCAGGATATGATGACGTAAGTACAGGCATGTTTGAAAACGAAACAGGTATTTCGCTTGGAATATCCCCGGACGATCCGAAACGTTTTGAAAAGCGCCATATAAAGCTTACAATGACGCTGCGTGATGCTTTTATCAACTGGAGATGCAAAAAAATACATGAATTTATCTGCCGCTGCAGAGACACAATATCTGCCGTAAGAAGCGATCTTACACTTACTCTCACCTTGTGGAACGAGACCTCCGCATCCTACGGATATCTGAATACTGTTCCCGGCGCACTGACCGGATATGGTGCCAGACGAAGCTTTGACGAGATATACAAAGAAGGCGGTATCGACCTCAGACTTTACGGCAACGAGAAGAATATTGAAATCGCCATTGAAAAGACCTCAACACGCGATCAGAGTGAAAATGCACTCAGAGGCGAGGAATTTACAAATATGTTTGTCGACACGGCTTTTTTGGATGAAAACATTGCCAAGGCATTGCAGCACAGCAAAAACTCAACCGCCTTTATTTTCGATTCATGGGTTGAAATGTGGGGCAGAACAGTGCTTGAAGAGCGCCGCGATGATGACACAAATATTGCCGCACTGTCACATTTTGAATTCGGAGACACCGATTTTATCGCGCAGGAAAATTCTTACTACGCCGATGATACACAAAACAAATTCTGGTTTGACAGTCAGATGAGAATAACCTCGGCATTTCCTTCGGGTCATTATCTTGAGTGGCTTGCCAACGAGATTGCCGTGCATGACGCTCTTGAGGTAACACAGGGCGGACTCTATATGGATATGGCACATGCAAAGGAACAGCTCAGCTTTGCCGCACAATACCGCAAGCTTCCCAAGTGCAAATTCAAAACACTTGACGGTGAAACGGGAATTGTGGTTGTGCGTTATCTCGAGAAAGACGGAAAAACCTATATATACGCGGTAAACCGTGAGCCTTACACCGTGGAAACAGAAATTAAAACAAATGGTGCAACATACAAAATGACTCTCGGAAAATTCGAGCTAAAAAGCGAAATTCTCGATGCGGGCCTTATCCCGTACAGTTACACCGTCGAAATCCCGTCAGGTATAGAAGAATGTTATATATCCGACGTCAAAAAGGCAATAAACAAAATCGAAGAATCGTTTGAAAAAGGATTTTTTGCAGCAGGTGCTGAGGAGCTCAAGGAAAGAATGTCAAATGCCGTGGTACAACGCAATTTTTCTTTTATACGCCATGCACTTAAAAGCCAGATCATGAACAATGTATATAAGCTTCTGAGCAAAAAATAAAAAAACGGCTGAGTCAATGACTCAGCCGTTTTTTTATTTCTGTTCAGCTGTTATCTTTTCAAAATAGTCCATGGCATTATCCCAGTCAAAAGCTGTCTGGGAATGGTCACCGCTTTTAACATGGTAAGCAATGCGACCTTCGTGGTACACTTTATTAAGCTCTGGCTTTTCGGGAGCAACAAGACCCTTGAGTCCGTAAAGCTCATATGCACAGCTTGCAAGCTGTGCAGAAAGGAATTCTGCATCGGGGTCTGCCCATTCGTCCTCGATTGAGCTTGTTATGTACAAATATCTGGGAGCCATAAGTGCACACAGCATGTGCTGGTCTACCGGCAGAAGCTCCTCACAGTCATTATACTCGTGAAACTTGTCGCACAGCCAGTCGCTGATGTTTATATCCACCGCATGCTCACCTTTTTTGTCTCGCAGAACAGCAGCACCCATACAACCCGAGTTATTTGGTACGGCAAGAAGTATACGTTGGTCGGTAACGCCTGCCCAAAGAGCCGCCTTGCCGCTTCTGGAGTGGCCGATACTGCATATCTTGGAACAATCAATATCACCGTCGGTTTCAAGATAATCTATAACACGGCTTGCGCCCCATGCCCAGGCTGAAAGGCTTGCCCAGGAGTGCTTATTTCTGCCCATAGGTGTTTTGACATGTGCAAAAACGCCTTTTTTAAATTCTGCGTGCCAGGTCCACTCGGGGTATATCTCACGGGTGGGCATAGCCGCAACGGCAAAGCCTCGGTCGGTTATGTCCTTAAGAGGAAGAGTTGCCTCCGACTCATCGCATCTGTACATATTACCCTTGTCATCATATCTGAAAAACTTTTCCATATTTTCATGCATGACGTAAACAAATACGGGAAGCGGTCCGTTTTGCTTTTTGGGCAGGTAAAGCTTGAAATTGAAAGCAAAATCGTCAAACCCAACCTTTATGCACTTAACGCGCATGCCGTATTCCTCGATTTCTCCCGTGTTTTCGAAATACAGGTTTTCGGGGCGCTCAATGTCTCTTATACCGTAAACATAACGGCAAAACAAATCCATTATTTCGTCTCGGCGGTAGTTTTCCCAGGTTTTTACGTCCTTTACCTCTACACCGCCCAGTGTCGTAAGTATTTCGGGTAATTTCATTTGTTACTCTCCTATGTTTATGTCAAACTCTTTTTGCAATAGCTTTATTGTAATGCTTGTATTAAGCTCCATGGCATCAATAGGATATGTTTCCTTTACGTAGCCTCGGTAAAACTTCTTTTTGAAAAAATCCAT
Proteins encoded in this region:
- a CDS encoding CPBP family intramembrane metalloprotease, with translation MAVIDGVLKADYFTKSVIKLVLFLVLPALYSFYDRNIKIKEIFKPDKKGVKLALILAVLVYVVILGGYLLLRGVFDFSAVTGSLTNNIGVTGNNFIYVSLYISFVNSLLEEFFFRGFAFLTLKRITGKKFAYLFSAAVFAVYHIAMMVGWFKPDVFIIIMAGLFAGGLIFNYLNEKSGTVYPSWLVHMFANFAINTVGFILFGII
- a CDS encoding YegS/Rv2252/BmrU family lipid kinase; translation: MNPCAGTRKANKYLTDILVLFGKNGYNTTVHLTESVGDAGRFASKNSKGYDLVVAIGGDGTFNEVVEGVLKSGTDTQIGYIPAGSTNDFANSLKLSKNIMKAADDIMKGTAREIDIGSFNGRSFSYVASFGAFTEISYKTPQNAKNTLGYLAYAFEGIKDIANLKSKHLRFTADGTVIEDDFIFGAICNSTSVGGVLNLDPKTVDLSDGMFELLLIRLPKDLFELNEIVIALSSKKYKTKMITFMSASSITVETQENINWTLDGEYAEGEKIIKVKNLNKAIRIITHRDTAAVPDKGEK
- a CDS encoding DMT family transporter — translated: MEYILVILLGVLSSSKMSFQTAFSKKNVKNSADALCFNIFVFIFSALLFLPRVFGCSPTVWLYALAGAVCTVAFQLLYTKALSIGNVSLTVLIVNFSMVVCVIISYFVFDEPISLIRFIAIILTILSFIICNGGGKQSQGNRGKWLMLTLFAMLSTSLGTSVQKFFGESPIGNENQAFISCLYMWAAVIGILVFPILRKREKLNFKIEFGVIKYAAAVGLSLAVYQMIYTYGIANIDGTFLFPAQTGATIVFATLSGVLIFKDRFTRRQTVGVILGLVSLVMMSF
- a CDS encoding N-acetyltransferase, yielding MKNSIIRLEEEKDYRAVEELTREAFWNVYKPGADEHYFVHEMRNHPDFIPELAFVLEMDGEIIGNIMYTKAWLEDENGERKEILSFGPLCVAPEYQRQKFGKMLIEHSFDVARKMGYDVNINFGNPGNYVSRGFVSCKKKNISFVVEGNFPTALLVCELVPNALDGRKWMYIPSTAADCCEDTAAVELFDKTFMPKEKKWMPSQEEFYIYSHSSVVR
- a CDS encoding antibiotic biosynthesis monooxygenase, with amino-acid sequence MYTIYVVFKSFPGKREAFIEKLHSENIVDAVRKEDGCIRYDYYYSEKDPNEILLIEAWESKQHQQTHIEQPHMARLREIKKDYIETSNLGEFELK
- a CDS encoding M20 family metallopeptidase, with product MEIKNICQLIDSKKEELFELLCKLIRINSEDFGDHGNEQECAEYIRDLCIEMGMETDMYSPLEIEGFSEHPDYMPGRNLENRYNTVARWRGEEDCDHLMLMGHSDTVRIGDLNNWEFEPTAGFVKDGKVFGRGACDDKYALATALFIIKLLKEQGFKPKKNLVFAAYSDEEYGGSHGAMAAVMKYPCKHIVNMDCKENLIWHCGSGGGEMKYLFHTKEPVDSAGLTASAIPVIMEELEAFAQRRRTELGNNRYYKGTIIPSTAMRYMGVRAGNGGSDLGMGEVYFVFYTDKTKDEIYKEFAQLHEVISKKLDAMGIVGDGFVPNTRFFHYVHCEPDSEDIKLMLEASRETTGKEPLVCGSCLSDLSVISKYGSDRAFGFGIGRDFNKIGGAHQPNEFIECDKLVDYAKTIAAYVIKMLG
- a CDS encoding DUF4432 family protein, which translates into the protein MNKQELLRHIGSVEQIGGIRRFTFNDGRAKGVDAVEVNTGNLRFTVLPDRCLDIAQAFYKTSAVSWISKTGITSPMYYEKDGKSFMRGFYGGLVTTCGLKNIGRPTPELGLHGRISNIAAQKVSVFADWVGDEYVMKISGEMRESVVGGENLVLKRTISTKLFSDEFTLEDTVVNEGFDTENIALCYHCNFGYPLVRPGAKIINVPSEVSEITAPVHKAQEECVDVKYTDDIVTVGIENGEISAYVTYGRKTIPDFLLWKMLGESEYAVGLEPRTTSLGGENIVKNNKFIPLGSFEEYKTNLKFSFKSL
- a CDS encoding RluA family pseudouridine synthase, translated to MLDNELLLLYNLYDMNKSLTITVNFSLDGKTVKEILRRNGFSSANLRDLKKHEDGILLNGHSVHVNKTVNTGDVLIVTLRDEPSENIVPVNIPLDIIYEDEDVIAVNKPRGMPTHPSHRHYDDTLANGIAYYFREHDFTFRAVTRLDGDTSGIVLIAKNSLSAQLLNEDMKRQKIQKEYFAVVNGVPCPAKDIISAPIKRMQESVILRCVSPDGKEAVTEYEVHKTCGSLSLVHLVPRTGRTHQLRVHMSYIGMPIYGDDLYGAPQLNERTRLHCAGIVFLHPITKKEIKLFCPIPQDMRLLTERCENH